In a genomic window of Lycium ferocissimum isolate CSIRO_LF1 chromosome 9, AGI_CSIRO_Lferr_CH_V1, whole genome shotgun sequence:
- the LOC132029646 gene encoding uncharacterized protein LOC132029646 produces MASKLPIVKAKAVEASNILTKNACAYYKQMMEKNKQYIQEPPTVEKCQHLAKQVFYTRLASIPGRYQAFWKELDDVKNLWKHRQELKIEDAGIAALFGLECFAWFCAGEIVGRGFTITGYYV; encoded by the exons ATGGCATCAAAACTACCTATAGTGAAAGCAAAGGCTGTTGAAGCTTCAAATATCTTGACCAAGAATGCATGTGCATACTACAAGCAGATGATGGAGAAGAACAAGCAATACATTCAAGAGCCACCTACTGTGGAGAAATGTCAGCATTTGGCGAAACAAGTGTTCTACACTCGCTTAGCTAG TATTCCTGGTCGTTATCAAGCATTCTGGAAGGAACTTGATGATGTCAAGAACTTGTGGAAGCACAGACAGGAGCTGAAAATTGAGGATGCTGGCATTGCCGCTCTTTTTGGGCTAGAATGTTTTGCTTGGTTTTGTGCCGGGGAGATTGTGGGACGAGGGTTCACGATTACTGGTTATTATGTCTAA